A window of the Equus przewalskii isolate Varuska chromosome 10, EquPr2, whole genome shotgun sequence genome harbors these coding sequences:
- the SSTR2 gene encoding somatostatin receptor type 2 isoform X2: MDMAYELLNGSQAWLSSSFDLNGTVAAANSSNQTEPYYDLTSNAVLTFIYFVVCIIGLCGNTLVIYVILRYAKMKTITNIYILNLAIADELFMLGLPFLAMQVALVHWPFGKAICRVVMTVDGINQFTSIFCLTVMSIDRYLAVVHPIKSAKWRRPRTAKMINVAVWGVSLLVILPIMIYAGLRSNQWGRSSCTINWPGESGAWYTGFIIYAFILGFLVPLTIICLCYLFIIIKVKSSGIRVGSSKRKKSEKKVTRMVSIVVAVFIFCWLPFYIFNVSSVSVAISPTPALKGMFDFVVVLTYANSCANPILYAFLSDNFKKSFQNVLCLVKYAKKKMWAGGWDFQSQQ, translated from the exons ATGGATATGGCATACGAACTACTCAATGGGAGCCAAGCATGGCTTTCCTCTTCATTTGACCTCAATGGCACTGTGGCAGCTGCTAACAGCTCAAACCAGACAGAGCCATACTATGATCTGACCAGCAATGCAGTCCTCACGTTCATATATTTTGTGGTCTGTATCATTGGGTTGTGTGGCAATACGCTTGTCATTTATGTCATCCTCCGCTATGCCAAGATGAAGACCATCACCAACATTTACATTCTCAACCTGGCCATCGCAGATGAGCTTTTCATGCTGGGTCTGCCCTTCCTGGCCATGCAGGTGGCTCTGGTCCACTGGCCCTTTGGCAAGGCCATTTGCCGGGTGGTCATGACTGTGGATGGCATCAATCAGTTCACCAGCATTTTCTGCTTGACAGTCATGAGCATTGACCGATACCTGGCTGTGGTCCACCCCATCAAGTCGGCCAAGTGGAGGAGACCCCGGACAGCCAAGATGATCAATGTGGCTGTGTGGGGAGTCTCTCTGCTGGTCATCTTGCCTATCATGATATATGCTGGGCTTCGGAGCAACCAGTGGGGGAGAAGCAGCTGTACCATCAACTGGCCAGGTGAATCTGGAGCGTGGTACACAGGGTTCATCATCTATGCCTTCATCTTGGGGTTCCTGGTACCCCTCACCATCATTTGTCTTTGCTACCTGTTCATTATCATCAAAGTGAAGTCTTCTGGAATCCGAGTGGGTTCCTCTAAAAGGAAAAAGTCTGAGAAGAAGGTGACCCGGATGGTGTCCATAGTGGTGGCTGTCTTCATTTTCTGCTGGCTTCCCTTCTACATATTCAATGTCTCTTCGGTCTCTGTGGCCATCAGTCCCACTCCAGCCCTTAAAGGCATGTTTGACTTTGTGGTGGTCCTCACCTACGCTAATAGTTGTGCCAACCCTATCCTGTATGCCTTCTTGTCTGACAACTTCAAGAAGAGCTTCCAGAATGTCCTCTGCTTGGTCAAG TATGCCAAGAAGAAAATGTGGGCCGGCGGATGGGACTTCCAGAGCCAGCAGTGA
- the SSTR2 gene encoding somatostatin receptor type 2 isoform X1, translating to MDMAYELLNGSQAWLSSSFDLNGTVAAANSSNQTEPYYDLTSNAVLTFIYFVVCIIGLCGNTLVIYVILRYAKMKTITNIYILNLAIADELFMLGLPFLAMQVALVHWPFGKAICRVVMTVDGINQFTSIFCLTVMSIDRYLAVVHPIKSAKWRRPRTAKMINVAVWGVSLLVILPIMIYAGLRSNQWGRSSCTINWPGESGAWYTGFIIYAFILGFLVPLTIICLCYLFIIIKVKSSGIRVGSSKRKKSEKKVTRMVSIVVAVFIFCWLPFYIFNVSSVSVAISPTPALKGMFDFVVVLTYANSCANPILYAFLSDNFKKSFQNVLCLVKVSGTDDGERSDSKQDKSRLNETTETQRTLLNGDLQTSI from the coding sequence ATGGATATGGCATACGAACTACTCAATGGGAGCCAAGCATGGCTTTCCTCTTCATTTGACCTCAATGGCACTGTGGCAGCTGCTAACAGCTCAAACCAGACAGAGCCATACTATGATCTGACCAGCAATGCAGTCCTCACGTTCATATATTTTGTGGTCTGTATCATTGGGTTGTGTGGCAATACGCTTGTCATTTATGTCATCCTCCGCTATGCCAAGATGAAGACCATCACCAACATTTACATTCTCAACCTGGCCATCGCAGATGAGCTTTTCATGCTGGGTCTGCCCTTCCTGGCCATGCAGGTGGCTCTGGTCCACTGGCCCTTTGGCAAGGCCATTTGCCGGGTGGTCATGACTGTGGATGGCATCAATCAGTTCACCAGCATTTTCTGCTTGACAGTCATGAGCATTGACCGATACCTGGCTGTGGTCCACCCCATCAAGTCGGCCAAGTGGAGGAGACCCCGGACAGCCAAGATGATCAATGTGGCTGTGTGGGGAGTCTCTCTGCTGGTCATCTTGCCTATCATGATATATGCTGGGCTTCGGAGCAACCAGTGGGGGAGAAGCAGCTGTACCATCAACTGGCCAGGTGAATCTGGAGCGTGGTACACAGGGTTCATCATCTATGCCTTCATCTTGGGGTTCCTGGTACCCCTCACCATCATTTGTCTTTGCTACCTGTTCATTATCATCAAAGTGAAGTCTTCTGGAATCCGAGTGGGTTCCTCTAAAAGGAAAAAGTCTGAGAAGAAGGTGACCCGGATGGTGTCCATAGTGGTGGCTGTCTTCATTTTCTGCTGGCTTCCCTTCTACATATTCAATGTCTCTTCGGTCTCTGTGGCCATCAGTCCCACTCCAGCCCTTAAAGGCATGTTTGACTTTGTGGTGGTCCTCACCTACGCTAATAGTTGTGCCAACCCTATCCTGTATGCCTTCTTGTCTGACAACTTCAAGAAGAGCTTCCAGAATGTCCTCTGCTTGGTCAAGGTGAGCGGCACAGATGACGGGGAACGGAGTGACAGTAAGCAGGACAAGTCCCGGCTGAATGAGACCACAGAGACCCAGAGGACCCTCCTCAATGGAGACCTCCAGACCAGTATCTGA